The following proteins are co-located in the Blastopirellula marina genome:
- a CDS encoding HDOD domain-containing protein: MENTESQPKIVRTAIERIRNIHTLPEIAIRIRELLDDPECTADKVDQLICTDPALSARILRVVNSSFYGMPGQFSSVKRAVIFLGLNAIKNITIAASLNKMFKAHPAMPNFHAEDLWMHSVAVGVLSQQIALRAGNVASDDAFLAGLIHDVGIIVELQACRNEFAEVLKRCSKDKDLTLREAESQVFGVTHEEFGAELCRAWRFPGQLVDVTSRHHNPETLPEHSRIMPRIVHLADLLANKAGKHAAPGAEGKVITSDLLDKVGVTIDDLSLIAKELPDRIAEVKQVYTA; this comes from the coding sequence ATGGAAAACACAGAATCACAACCCAAAATCGTCCGAACTGCGATTGAACGAATCCGAAATATCCACACGCTTCCGGAAATCGCGATTCGGATTCGGGAGTTGTTGGACGATCCCGAATGCACAGCCGACAAAGTCGACCAGTTGATCTGCACCGACCCCGCGCTGAGTGCAAGAATCTTACGGGTCGTGAATTCGTCGTTTTATGGAATGCCAGGGCAGTTCAGTTCGGTGAAGCGAGCCGTCATATTCTTGGGGCTTAACGCGATCAAAAATATCACGATTGCGGCCAGTCTGAACAAAATGTTCAAGGCTCATCCCGCGATGCCAAATTTTCATGCGGAAGACCTGTGGATGCATTCGGTTGCGGTCGGTGTTCTTTCGCAGCAGATTGCCTTGCGGGCTGGTAACGTGGCCAGCGACGACGCGTTTCTCGCGGGGCTGATTCACGATGTCGGAATCATCGTGGAACTACAAGCTTGCCGCAATGAGTTTGCCGAAGTGCTAAAGCGATGCAGTAAGGATAAGGATCTGACGCTACGCGAAGCGGAAAGTCAGGTGTTTGGAGTTACGCACGAAGAATTCGGGGCCGAACTTTGTCGCGCGTGGCGGTTCCCGGGGCAGCTTGTCGACGTCACGAGTCGACATCACAACCCAGAAACGTTGCCGGAGCATAGTCGGATCATGCCTCGGATTGTCCACCTGGCAGATCTGTTAGCCAACAAAGCGGGAAAGCACGCGGCGCCGGGGGCGGAAGGGAAAGTGATTACCAGTGACCTTCTGGATAAGGTCGGCGTGACGATCGACGACCTCTCGCTGATTGCCAAGGAACTCCCCGATCGAATCGCGGAAGTGAAGCAAGTGTATACCGCATAA
- a CDS encoding lysophospholipid acyltransferase family protein, with translation MPVFGGRHWCTTALTSMHRDGTFVASILGLRKIATVRGSTNRIRPAAMRELLQTVESRHLVITPDGPRGPNRTMSAGIAYLASRTGRGIVPSGFACSNCWRWKGTWSELIIPKPFSTIVLLAGSPIHVPADVDRTGLNHYVEQIQSAMNQLDSAAKAELIH, from the coding sequence ATGCCCGTCTTTGGTGGCCGACATTGGTGCACAACGGCGTTAACGAGCATGCATCGAGACGGAACATTTGTCGCCAGCATCTTGGGGCTTCGTAAGATTGCGACCGTGCGGGGGTCGACGAATCGGATACGTCCCGCTGCCATGCGGGAACTGCTTCAAACGGTTGAATCGCGGCATCTTGTCATCACACCCGATGGCCCGCGTGGTCCAAATCGAACGATGAGCGCCGGCATTGCTTACCTGGCATCCCGTACCGGTCGAGGCATAGTCCCGAGCGGATTTGCCTGTTCCAACTGTTGGCGCTGGAAAGGAACGTGGTCGGAGCTGATCATTCCGAAACCGTTCTCAACGATCGTGCTTCTCGCCGGCTCCCCCATTCACGTGCCGGCCGATGTCGATCGAACCGGATTGAATCACTACGTTGAACAGATCCAATCTGCCATGAATCAGCTGGATTCTGCGGCAAAAGCGGAGCTTATTCATTAA
- a CDS encoding RNA recognition motif domain-containing protein, which produces MGKKLYCGNLSYDITTADLEQLFAAYGEVRDVQVIMDRDTGRSKGFGFVEMGSDAEAQAAIDGLNESMQNGRALTVNEAKPRENRGGGGGGGRGGYGGGGGGGRGGYGGGGGGGRGGYGGGGGGGGRGGRY; this is translated from the coding sequence TTGGGTAAGAAGCTTTATTGCGGAAATCTCTCGTACGACATTACAACCGCTGACCTCGAGCAGTTGTTCGCTGCTTATGGCGAAGTTCGCGACGTCCAGGTGATTATGGACCGCGATACCGGACGTAGTAAGGGCTTTGGTTTCGTGGAAATGGGTTCCGACGCCGAAGCACAAGCCGCCATCGATGGCCTTAACGAATCGATGCAGAATGGCCGTGCGTTGACCGTCAACGAAGCCAAGCCTCGTGAAAACCGCGGTGGCGGTGGCGGTGGCGGACGTGGTGGTTATGGCGGAGGCGGCGGTGGTGGCCGAGGCGGCTACGGTGGTGGCGGCGGCGGTGGCCGAGGCGGCTATGGTGGTGGCGGCGGCGGCGGTGGCCGCGGCGGACGTTATTAA
- a CDS encoding BlaI/MecI/CopY family transcriptional regulator, with amino-acid sequence MARPESEYPTELELEILKVLWEESPLPVRDVRARLKSGAKRPLAHSSVITMLNIMYRKGFLTRQKEGNAFLFSPKVKKEDVTGQMLGDLVLRVFGGSPTAMMMNLLETSDIDSEELTELRKLINRKSKEQKP; translated from the coding sequence ATGGCCCGTCCCGAGTCAGAGTATCCGACCGAGTTGGAGCTCGAAATCTTAAAGGTTCTATGGGAGGAATCGCCGTTACCAGTGCGCGATGTGCGGGCCCGTCTCAAGAGCGGTGCCAAACGTCCGCTTGCCCATAGTAGCGTGATTACGATGCTCAACATCATGTATCGCAAAGGCTTTCTGACGCGGCAGAAGGAAGGGAATGCATTTCTGTTTTCCCCAAAGGTAAAGAAGGAAGACGTGACCGGCCAGATGTTGGGCGATCTCGTCTTGCGTGTCTTCGGTGGTTCGCCCACTGCAATGATGATGAATCTGTTGGAAACGTCGGATATTGATTCGGAAGAGCTAACCGAACTGCGGAAGCTAATTAATCGCAAGAGTAAGGAACAGAAGCCATGA
- a CDS encoding carboxypeptidase regulatory-like domain-containing protein, protein MSRFDLFGPDLSSRVCLTLIHSLWQVTLFALVAWLVSRFILRRRVTWDYTVHVSALLLSGVSVVATFLFFTGAPRTTGMGQPSPIAHQTEISVTDRVPTPMAEQTIASNAQTPQMQVIAKQQGSSLTVPEVPTPSNAYSWAQLWKTAAPWMVGGYLAGVVLMLGRLAAAIVMAERVRSQCRPLTEGPVFETLQHLAKTWSLSVVPALATAEQIVVPKVVGLFKPTILLPVALISGLSPQELELIVAHELAHVRRHDMWINLVQRLAEAVLFFNPALWVLSRRISALREYCCDEMACCRSNESDEASQLIYAQALLRVVELAHTTDGKQSELATLAASGRSPSELRRRVAHLFGEPIRESLQLSRGALLPLALAITLLLAQPVFTTLAEEPQPKVAENSFLLKVVDPDGNPVPNAEVEIRTRPMVTAEQIVTGSFTKAGTYGAFAETDEKGEFAIRLDESSKSIVFAVKQPGFAPYWAEWNSLDHPEPLPEEFTMQLDKGWVVGGILQDEDGNPVAGATVRPSVAFKMRPGVIRQLGIGTRIKTQEDGSWQFGCVPDSKNDLTIELTHPDLQPMWHTIPRDGYELKPMSPRGIITLQKGIEVSGVVADESGAPIEDALVRTKFLNDVRKTTTDAQGKYVLKGCPPRKARIVVSAKGKALQKQDVRVLPEMKPVDFTMHPGGKVRVRVIDENGKGIAKSRIFFQNWDGQQIEYFEFDHINEYTNEDGVWEWKEAPLEPFDADICRAGGMQLTDRPLFSREEEFVFSPPPALVVSGDVVDEKTKKPISKFRVIPGLRNVDPGIGMDWSKRDSYDAVDGKYQVRFNREYPSHLVRIEADGYQVAISRDFKSDEGKVNYDFELIPAEDISAQIVDASGKPAAGAKIALGVAGNQISVSNGDIDDGSTYATRVDADAEGRFRLSNQIDAYQLIITHEAGYAHFKSSDGELPDPLPLTPWAKLNGVYYVGPNPTANVELYMGIETLHSYGEGVPNIFTHYETTTGSDGTFKFDRVLPGMASIGRRLHLHVKEGATAVESSVRVHTEFVPGESVQLQVGGTGRPVVGKLIPPSGYQGKVLWNFAMISAQTDLVPPSRPDVPAALKNNPQEQEAWWNGWKQTPEGQAWSAAYKIYQRERSMAPYLDATVAPDGSFRIDDVPPGNYLMRVYFVENAVGSVRGHSFKVPPVEGGWSGEAIDLGSIVLEPR, encoded by the coding sequence ATGAGTCGATTCGATCTGTTCGGGCCCGATCTGAGCTCACGCGTTTGCCTCACGCTGATTCATTCACTGTGGCAAGTCACGCTGTTCGCGCTGGTCGCCTGGCTTGTGAGCCGGTTTATTCTGCGGCGTCGGGTCACGTGGGACTATACCGTACATGTGTCGGCCCTGCTTTTGAGTGGCGTGTCCGTGGTCGCCACGTTTCTGTTTTTTACGGGAGCTCCTCGCACGACAGGTATGGGTCAGCCCTCGCCTATCGCGCACCAAACGGAGATATCGGTCACCGATCGAGTACCCACGCCGATGGCGGAACAGACAATTGCCTCTAATGCACAAACGCCGCAAATGCAGGTCATTGCCAAACAGCAAGGCTCTTCGTTAACCGTGCCAGAGGTCCCAACTCCAAGCAACGCTTACTCATGGGCCCAACTTTGGAAAACTGCGGCGCCGTGGATGGTTGGTGGTTACTTGGCGGGCGTCGTACTGATGCTTGGTAGGTTGGCCGCGGCGATCGTAATGGCAGAGCGAGTTCGAAGTCAGTGTCGTCCTCTGACCGAAGGCCCCGTGTTCGAGACACTGCAGCACTTAGCGAAGACCTGGTCGTTAAGTGTCGTCCCTGCCCTAGCCACCGCCGAGCAGATTGTGGTTCCGAAAGTAGTCGGACTCTTCAAGCCGACAATCTTACTGCCGGTCGCGCTGATCAGTGGATTATCGCCGCAAGAGTTGGAATTGATTGTCGCCCACGAGTTAGCTCATGTTCGGCGGCATGATATGTGGATCAATCTGGTTCAAAGGTTGGCAGAAGCCGTGCTGTTTTTCAATCCTGCGCTGTGGGTGTTAAGTCGGCGGATCAGCGCCCTGAGGGAGTATTGTTGTGACGAAATGGCCTGTTGCCGATCGAATGAAAGCGACGAGGCCAGTCAGCTCATATACGCACAGGCCTTGTTGCGGGTCGTCGAACTAGCGCATACCACTGACGGCAAGCAATCCGAATTGGCTACTCTGGCGGCCAGCGGTCGGTCGCCATCGGAGTTACGGCGTCGTGTGGCCCACTTGTTTGGGGAGCCGATTCGTGAGTCGCTCCAATTATCGCGTGGGGCACTACTGCCGCTCGCACTTGCTATTACGCTTCTTCTCGCCCAGCCTGTGTTTACCACCCTGGCAGAAGAACCTCAACCGAAAGTCGCTGAGAATTCGTTTCTGCTGAAGGTGGTCGATCCAGATGGGAATCCGGTTCCTAATGCCGAGGTGGAGATTCGAACTCGACCGATGGTTACCGCCGAGCAGATTGTCACTGGATCGTTTACAAAGGCAGGGACCTACGGTGCTTTTGCAGAGACGGATGAAAAGGGTGAGTTCGCAATTCGATTGGACGAGTCAAGCAAGTCGATTGTGTTCGCGGTTAAACAACCTGGATTTGCCCCCTACTGGGCAGAGTGGAACAGCTTAGATCATCCTGAACCGCTGCCAGAAGAATTTACCATGCAACTTGATAAGGGGTGGGTTGTGGGAGGGATACTCCAAGATGAAGACGGAAATCCCGTGGCCGGGGCGACCGTGCGTCCGAGTGTCGCATTCAAAATGCGACCCGGCGTGATTCGTCAGTTGGGGATCGGTACTCGGATCAAGACGCAAGAGGATGGCTCTTGGCAATTTGGTTGTGTGCCAGACTCAAAGAACGATTTGACGATTGAGTTGACTCACCCTGACCTTCAACCAATGTGGCACACTATTCCTCGTGACGGCTACGAGCTTAAACCGATGTCGCCTCGCGGGATCATCACGCTTCAGAAAGGGATCGAAGTGTCAGGCGTTGTGGCTGACGAGTCTGGAGCACCGATCGAAGACGCGTTGGTTCGGACAAAGTTCCTGAACGACGTCCGCAAGACAACGACGGATGCACAAGGGAAATATGTCTTGAAGGGATGTCCGCCAAGAAAAGCCCGCATTGTGGTTTCGGCGAAAGGAAAGGCTCTCCAGAAGCAAGACGTCCGCGTGCTGCCTGAAATGAAGCCGGTCGATTTCACGATGCATCCGGGCGGTAAAGTTCGCGTGCGAGTGATCGACGAGAATGGCAAGGGCATCGCGAAGTCGCGGATCTTCTTTCAAAACTGGGATGGTCAGCAGATCGAGTACTTTGAGTTCGATCATATCAACGAATACACCAACGAAGATGGCGTATGGGAATGGAAGGAAGCACCGCTCGAGCCATTCGATGCCGATATCTGCCGAGCAGGTGGCATGCAACTGACCGATCGACCGCTGTTTAGTCGAGAAGAAGAATTCGTGTTTTCACCTCCACCGGCATTGGTCGTCTCTGGTGATGTCGTCGATGAAAAGACAAAGAAGCCTATTTCCAAGTTTCGTGTAATTCCTGGACTGCGGAACGTAGATCCAGGTATCGGAATGGACTGGAGTAAACGAGATAGTTACGACGCGGTTGATGGAAAGTATCAGGTTCGATTCAATCGCGAGTACCCATCTCACCTGGTGCGTATCGAGGCAGATGGATATCAGGTTGCTATTTCACGCGACTTTAAAAGCGATGAGGGGAAGGTCAATTACGACTTCGAACTCATTCCAGCCGAAGATATCTCCGCTCAAATTGTCGATGCTTCGGGCAAGCCGGCTGCTGGGGCGAAGATTGCTTTGGGAGTTGCTGGCAATCAGATCAGTGTCTCGAACGGAGATATCGATGACGGATCAACGTACGCTACGCGAGTTGATGCAGACGCCGAAGGACGCTTTCGACTATCGAATCAAATAGATGCCTATCAACTGATAATAACTCATGAAGCGGGTTACGCCCATTTTAAGTCGTCGGACGGTGAACTGCCTGATCCTCTGCCGTTAACTCCGTGGGCGAAGCTGAACGGTGTTTATTACGTTGGCCCCAATCCAACGGCGAACGTTGAGCTTTATATGGGAATCGAGACACTTCACTCGTATGGAGAAGGTGTTCCAAATATCTTTACACATTACGAAACGACGACCGGAAGTGATGGGACATTCAAGTTCGATCGAGTTCTGCCCGGGATGGCTTCGATTGGCCGGCGATTACACCTGCATGTTAAAGAAGGGGCGACGGCCGTTGAGTCTTCGGTGCGAGTTCATACGGAATTTGTGCCAGGCGAAAGCGTGCAATTGCAAGTTGGTGGAACGGGACGTCCAGTGGTGGGTAAACTGATTCCCCCTTCCGGTTACCAAGGGAAGGTGTTATGGAACTTTGCCATGATCAGTGCGCAGACTGATTTGGTTCCTCCTTCTCGACCTGATGTTCCCGCGGCGCTTAAGAACAATCCCCAAGAGCAAGAGGCCTGGTGGAACGGTTGGAAGCAGACGCCGGAAGGGCAAGCGTGGTCGGCGGCTTACAAGATATACCAGCGAGAACGCTCGATGGCACCTTACCTCGACGCGACCGTGGCACCTGACGGCAGCTTCCGCATCGATGACGTTCCGCCAGGCAACTACCTGATGCGTGTCTACTTCGTGGAAAACGCCGTCGGCTCGGTCCGAGGTCATTCGTTCAAGGTTCCACCGGTCGAAGGTGGTTGGTCTGGAGAAGCGATCGATTTAGGGTCAATCGTGCTTGAGCCTCGCTAG
- a CDS encoding alpha/beta hydrolase: protein MNRRIAITTFRIVLLNATTLCAYVTHCQAQPAPTADPQVNSPMIAVDELLLFFPSKYPVGDWDPEGQNFQNVSFHAEDGTKLHGWYCPSENPRGVLLLAHGNAGNIATRVEWISYLQRRLRLSVFAFDYRGYGKSDGKPSVKGALQDATAARAKLCELAQVKDDAVILMGESLGGAMVTQLAADSAPRGLILQSTFPSLRDVATVHYPKLAWLVSRKKLDSLSAIQRYHGPLLQSHGEADHTIPMALGQRLFQAANQPKQFVTIANAYHNDWITADYLKQLDQFLDRLPAAK from the coding sequence ATGAATCGCCGAATCGCTATCACGACGTTTCGAATCGTATTACTCAACGCGACGACGCTTTGCGCGTATGTCACGCATTGCCAGGCTCAGCCGGCACCAACTGCGGACCCTCAAGTTAATTCGCCTATGATTGCCGTTGACGAACTTTTGCTTTTCTTTCCATCGAAGTATCCCGTCGGCGATTGGGATCCGGAGGGTCAGAACTTTCAGAATGTTTCCTTCCACGCAGAAGATGGCACGAAACTACATGGTTGGTATTGTCCCAGCGAGAATCCGCGTGGCGTGCTCTTGCTTGCTCACGGCAATGCAGGCAACATCGCAACCCGCGTCGAGTGGATTAGCTATTTGCAGCGACGGCTACGTCTCTCAGTATTCGCGTTCGATTACCGTGGGTACGGCAAAAGCGATGGGAAACCTTCCGTGAAAGGCGCACTGCAGGATGCCACCGCGGCTCGGGCCAAATTGTGCGAGCTGGCCCAAGTCAAAGACGACGCTGTGATCTTGATGGGCGAATCACTCGGCGGAGCCATGGTCACCCAACTAGCAGCTGATTCTGCCCCTCGCGGGCTCATTCTGCAAAGTACGTTTCCGTCGTTACGTGACGTGGCCACCGTGCATTATCCCAAGCTCGCCTGGCTGGTCTCCAGAAAGAAGCTCGATTCGCTCTCTGCCATTCAACGTTATCACGGCCCGCTGCTGCAAAGTCACGGCGAAGCCGATCATACGATTCCGATGGCACTCGGTCAAAGGCTGTTCCAAGCTGCCAATCAACCGAAGCAGTTCGTCACGATCGCTAATGCCTACCACAATGACTGGATCACGGCGGACTACCTAAAACAACTCGACCAGTTCCTCGATCGCCTGCCGGCTGCCAAATAG
- a CDS encoding 4Fe-4S binding protein: MNKYAVRWKSIALAAAFGALAIALVLVLTQSYDLQSASWLGWALQHPAFCWTIVGTLSAAALIAFFTAFDQRPVAFLRLDWFVPMIRRRSADAPSSPSLLGKLYRGLAPTSWQSDWTKKKRGPLRRFLRFLGPSWLASPVRRVVQGICLVTFCVLFFYTCWPYDARPKNTQPISEGWRFVGFDQDKNQFTWQSSAAQSSSTLLGDKLFVGRQDAQPFVTDADRILGEFQIVEVRKEALDLTTLQLTPLGEPTAAMVPLILGGGAGQSFALYENDPTAWPAHYADNLQAKQWLPAETFLMIDPLVSLSTAIASRSWVWSLVSMAAILLVCVLIPRGFCGYLCPLGTTIDLFDWAVTGRTKRFQVPGDGWWVHIKYYLLATILIAALFGVLISGFFSAIPVITRGMLFLFEPLQTGLGRGWHLIPGFNLGHLFSIVLFFGVLSLGFMRPRFWCKYVCPSGAMFSLGNLFRLTERKVEASCINCNKCVEVCPFDAIKPDFTTRETDCTLCQTCAGVCPTHAIKFVERWNLVELKVENDPPTHETAIGRRGFLSLAVGSAAAAVGGAAIALGTKATGAQLPTDLPIVPGNDPPWLPVRPPGSVPEREFLQMCIRCGECFKACPNNVLQPESFQQGFEGLWTPLVNANWAGCESSCNACGQVCPTGAIRPIPLEEKRVARMGLAIVNQQTCLPFAEKEACDLCVQECTAAGYNAIEYTQVGVELDDQGQPVEGTGFAAPLVLADKCVGCGLCQTRCHVINVKELHVLTESAIIIEAGEGKEDRIMTGSYLELRRQRDAEASTVQSAPLNMPAETPRSVELPADDPFGLDEAPSQSPPTDEAAPSEDNPFLDDSPF, translated from the coding sequence ATGAATAAGTACGCTGTCCGCTGGAAGTCGATTGCCTTAGCCGCTGCTTTCGGTGCATTGGCAATCGCCCTCGTGCTAGTTCTTACGCAATCATACGACCTTCAATCAGCAAGCTGGCTAGGCTGGGCGCTGCAGCATCCGGCGTTCTGCTGGACGATCGTGGGAACACTGTCCGCGGCGGCTTTAATCGCCTTTTTCACCGCTTTCGACCAACGTCCGGTCGCCTTCTTGCGATTGGACTGGTTCGTACCGATGATTCGCCGTCGCTCAGCCGACGCTCCCAGTTCCCCCTCGCTACTGGGCAAGCTCTATCGCGGACTCGCTCCTACCTCCTGGCAGTCCGACTGGACGAAGAAGAAACGGGGGCCGCTACGGCGTTTCCTTCGTTTCTTAGGACCTTCTTGGCTGGCTTCCCCAGTCCGGCGTGTCGTCCAGGGCATCTGTCTCGTCACTTTCTGCGTTCTCTTCTTCTACACCTGCTGGCCGTACGATGCTCGGCCGAAAAACACCCAGCCTATCAGCGAAGGGTGGCGGTTCGTTGGCTTCGATCAGGACAAAAACCAATTTACATGGCAGTCTTCCGCAGCGCAATCTTCTTCTACTCTACTTGGCGACAAACTCTTCGTCGGTCGCCAAGATGCCCAACCGTTTGTCACGGATGCCGATCGAATTCTGGGTGAGTTTCAAATCGTAGAAGTGCGTAAAGAAGCCTTAGATCTGACCACGCTGCAGCTAACTCCGCTAGGTGAACCAACTGCCGCGATGGTACCACTGATCCTTGGTGGCGGGGCAGGGCAATCCTTCGCGCTATATGAGAACGATCCCACCGCCTGGCCCGCTCACTATGCTGACAACCTTCAGGCCAAACAGTGGTTGCCGGCCGAGACGTTTCTCATGATCGATCCACTGGTCAGCCTCTCCACAGCGATTGCGTCCCGCAGCTGGGTTTGGTCATTGGTGAGCATGGCTGCCATTTTGCTAGTGTGCGTTCTGATTCCCCGCGGCTTTTGTGGCTATTTGTGTCCGTTGGGGACAACGATCGACCTGTTCGACTGGGCGGTAACCGGACGCACGAAACGCTTTCAGGTCCCCGGCGATGGATGGTGGGTCCATATCAAATATTATCTGTTGGCGACCATCTTGATCGCGGCTTTGTTCGGCGTATTGATTTCCGGCTTCTTCTCAGCGATCCCGGTGATCACTCGCGGAATGTTGTTTCTGTTCGAACCGCTACAAACGGGCTTGGGTCGCGGCTGGCACTTGATCCCTGGTTTCAATCTCGGACATCTGTTTTCGATTGTGCTCTTCTTCGGCGTATTAAGCCTCGGCTTCATGCGGCCCCGTTTTTGGTGCAAATACGTATGCCCCAGCGGGGCGATGTTCTCGCTTGGCAACCTGTTTCGACTCACCGAAAGGAAAGTCGAGGCCAGCTGCATCAACTGCAATAAATGTGTCGAAGTCTGCCCGTTTGACGCCATCAAGCCAGACTTCACCACGCGCGAAACGGACTGCACACTTTGCCAAACCTGCGCTGGCGTTTGCCCGACACACGCAATCAAGTTTGTCGAGCGCTGGAATCTTGTCGAGTTGAAAGTCGAAAACGATCCACCGACCCACGAGACAGCCATTGGCCGACGCGGGTTTCTTTCGTTAGCGGTTGGTTCCGCTGCTGCCGCAGTAGGCGGAGCCGCAATCGCCTTGGGAACGAAGGCAACGGGTGCGCAGCTTCCCACCGACTTGCCGATCGTTCCGGGCAACGATCCTCCTTGGCTGCCGGTTCGTCCCCCGGGAAGTGTCCCGGAAAGAGAGTTTCTGCAGATGTGCATACGTTGCGGCGAATGCTTCAAAGCTTGTCCCAACAACGTGCTTCAGCCAGAAAGCTTTCAGCAAGGCTTCGAGGGACTGTGGACGCCACTAGTCAATGCGAACTGGGCCGGCTGTGAATCGAGCTGCAATGCGTGTGGGCAAGTATGTCCGACAGGTGCAATTCGTCCGATTCCCTTGGAAGAGAAACGCGTTGCCCGCATGGGACTGGCAATCGTCAACCAGCAGACCTGCCTCCCCTTTGCCGAAAAAGAAGCGTGCGACTTGTGCGTGCAAGAGTGCACGGCGGCTGGATACAACGCGATTGAATACACCCAAGTTGGCGTCGAACTCGACGATCAAGGCCAACCGGTCGAAGGAACGGGCTTCGCCGCGCCGCTCGTCCTGGCCGACAAATGTGTCGGGTGTGGGTTATGCCAGACACGCTGTCATGTCATCAACGTGAAAGAGCTTCACGTCCTTACAGAGTCGGCTATCATTATCGAGGCAGGGGAGGGGAAGGAAGATCGGATCATGACTGGTTCGTACCTTGAACTTCGCCGACAACGTGATGCGGAGGCATCTACCGTTCAATCCGCCCCTTTGAATATGCCTGCCGAGACGCCGCGTTCGGTGGAACTTCCCGCGGATGATCCGTTTGGACTGGATGAGGCCCCCTCCCAGTCGCCACCAACGGATGAGGCCGCACCTAGCGAGGATAATCCTTTTCTGGACGATAGCCCGTTCTAG
- a CDS encoding FMN-binding protein yields the protein MIFPFPAKSFTLFGLILTFLLFSTSAIVAEDLVEFLNGTEVKGEILEIRKGTKEFDFKFKIAGSEVTQTIPYTRVHAVTLKGKRFVLTAKDTPQDGPNVDANDRPVRTPQEVQQLIDTVGASDPDWLAQTDMNHPPTLDMAWPKNPGGAWDESKNIGQYIWGRVNPNVSRWKSGIKLVDHCVDLHKGQADLVKRDQEKLGAMYFQLLQDYPRAAYWLQQADAQPTTESGIHLCECYWRLGSKSMAMKALAGNRLHISAIKLYGDMGEVDKALSVTKAFERTNLFNEAWLHAGDALRSAGRLNEAIAYYQKVLDKNQARNAEYLNRYKGRAAEAIEAIRLFDKADVSKVADGKYKQSATGYNGPLEVEVTVAGAKITQVNVTKHREKQFYAALTDTPQQIIDKQSYRNIDGTSGATITSQAIVNATAKALAQGAK from the coding sequence ATGATTTTCCCTTTCCCCGCCAAGTCCTTTACCTTGTTCGGTTTGATTCTCACCTTTCTATTATTCTCTACTTCCGCAATCGTAGCGGAAGATTTAGTCGAATTCCTCAATGGGACGGAAGTCAAAGGTGAGATCTTGGAGATCCGCAAGGGAACCAAAGAGTTTGATTTCAAATTTAAAATCGCTGGCAGCGAGGTGACGCAGACCATTCCTTACACCCGCGTGCATGCCGTGACGCTGAAAGGAAAGCGCTTCGTTCTAACCGCGAAAGATACGCCTCAGGACGGTCCGAACGTAGATGCCAACGATCGACCGGTCCGTACACCGCAAGAGGTGCAGCAATTGATCGACACCGTCGGCGCGAGCGATCCTGACTGGTTGGCCCAAACCGACATGAACCATCCACCTACGCTCGACATGGCCTGGCCCAAGAATCCTGGTGGTGCCTGGGATGAATCGAAGAACATCGGCCAATACATCTGGGGCCGCGTCAATCCGAACGTCTCTCGCTGGAAGTCAGGGATTAAGCTGGTAGACCACTGTGTCGATCTACATAAAGGTCAAGCCGACCTGGTCAAGCGTGACCAGGAAAAGCTGGGGGCAATGTACTTCCAATTGCTGCAAGACTATCCTCGGGCCGCCTATTGGCTGCAACAAGCCGATGCCCAGCCAACCACAGAATCAGGAATTCATTTGTGCGAATGTTATTGGCGATTAGGCAGTAAGTCGATGGCCATGAAAGCTCTCGCCGGCAATCGTTTGCATATCAGCGCGATCAAGCTGTACGGCGACATGGGAGAAGTTGACAAAGCCCTCTCGGTCACGAAGGCGTTCGAGCGAACCAATCTGTTCAACGAAGCCTGGTTACACGCAGGGGACGCCCTGCGTTCTGCGGGCCGCTTGAACGAAGCGATCGCGTACTACCAAAAGGTGCTCGACAAGAACCAAGCCCGTAATGCCGAATATCTCAATCGATACAAGGGTCGCGCGGCGGAAGCGATCGAAGCGATTCGCTTGTTCGATAAGGCAGACGTGAGTAAGGTCGCTGATGGCAAGTACAAGCAATCCGCAACCGGCTATAACGGGCCGCTGGAAGTCGAGGTCACCGTCGCCGGTGCCAAGATCACCCAGGTCAACGTCACCAAGCATCGTGAGAAGCAGTTCTACGCCGCATTGACCGACACGCCTCAGCAAATCATCGACAAGCAAAGTTATCGAAATATCGACGGAACCAGCGGGGCAACGATTACGTCCCAAGCTATCGTCAATGCGACCGCCAAAGCCTTGGCCCAAGGGGCGAAATAG